A window of Dorea formicigenerans contains these coding sequences:
- a CDS encoding VirD4-like conjugal transfer protein, CD1115 family, whose protein sequence is MKPEIKKLLILNLPYLLFVWLFDKVGAAVRLSPGADASAKLLHLGDGFTTAFSSIAPSFHPADLLIGIAGAVIVRLIIYTKGKNAKKYRRGTEYGSARWGGADDIKPYTDPVFENNIPLTQTERLTMNSRPKQPKYARNKNILVIGGSGSGKTRFFVKPSLMQCTSKDFPTSYIVTDPKGTLILETGKMLQRYKYRIKVLNTINFKKSMKYNPFAYLRSEKDILKLVNTIIANTKGDGEKSGEDFWVKAEKLYYTALIGYIWYEAPEDEKNFTTLLEMINASEAREDDEDFQNPVDLMFERLEEKDPEHFAVKQYKKYKLAAGKTAKSILISCGARLAPFDIKELRELMETDEMELDTIGDRKTALFVIISDTDDTFNFVVSILYTQLFNLLCDKADDEYGGRLPVHVRCLLDEFANIGQIPKFEKLIATIRSREISASIILQSQSQLKAIYKDNADTIVGNCDTTLFLGGKEKTTLKEISEILGKETIDSFNTSETRGRELSHGLNYQKLGKQLMTEDEIAVMDGGKCILQLRGVRPFFSDKFDITKHPKYKYLSDADPKNAFDMEKHLKRRPAIVKPDEVFDYYEIDAADLQEDADHEET, encoded by the coding sequence ATGAAGCCGGAAATCAAGAAGCTGCTTATCCTAAATCTCCCGTATCTGCTCTTTGTCTGGCTCTTTGATAAAGTGGGCGCGGCTGTCCGTCTATCCCCCGGCGCGGACGCAAGCGCAAAGCTGCTACATCTTGGGGACGGTTTTACCACCGCCTTTTCCAGTATCGCGCCGAGCTTCCACCCGGCAGACTTACTTATCGGCATTGCGGGGGCGGTCATTGTCCGGCTGATTATCTACACCAAAGGCAAGAACGCGAAGAAATACCGCCGCGGGACAGAATACGGTTCGGCGCGTTGGGGCGGGGCTGACGACATAAAGCCGTACACAGACCCGGTATTTGAGAACAATATCCCCTTAACGCAGACGGAACGGCTCACCATGAACAGCCGCCCGAAGCAGCCGAAATACGCAAGAAACAAAAATATTCTTGTAATCGGCGGTTCCGGCAGCGGCAAGACCCGGTTCTTTGTGAAACCGTCGCTCATGCAATGTACGTCAAAGGATTTTCCAACGTCGTATATCGTCACTGACCCGAAAGGAACACTGATTTTGGAAACCGGGAAAATGTTGCAGCGGTACAAATACCGTATCAAAGTGCTAAATACGATTAACTTCAAAAAATCCATGAAATACAATCCCTTTGCCTATCTGCGGAGCGAAAAGGACATTTTGAAATTAGTCAATACCATTATCGCCAACACCAAAGGCGACGGGGAAAAATCCGGCGAGGATTTCTGGGTGAAAGCGGAAAAGCTCTACTACACCGCACTAATCGGCTATATCTGGTATGAAGCCCCAGAGGACGAGAAGAACTTCACGACGCTGCTTGAAATGATAAATGCGTCGGAAGCCCGCGAGGACGACGAGGATTTCCAGAACCCGGTTGACCTCATGTTTGAACGTCTGGAAGAAAAAGACCCGGAACATTTTGCAGTCAAGCAGTACAAAAAATACAAACTGGCGGCGGGCAAGACCGCAAAAAGCATACTTATCTCATGCGGCGCGAGGTTAGCCCCATTCGACATTAAGGAGCTGCGGGAGCTTATGGAAACCGACGAAATGGAGCTTGACACCATAGGTGACAGAAAGACCGCCCTTTTCGTGATTATCAGCGACACCGACGACACCTTTAACTTTGTCGTGAGTATTCTCTACACACAGCTATTCAACCTCTTGTGCGACAAAGCAGATGATGAATACGGCGGGCGGCTTCCCGTCCATGTACGGTGCTTACTTGATGAATTTGCGAATATCGGGCAAATCCCCAAATTTGAGAAACTAATCGCAACCATACGGAGCCGGGAAATCTCCGCGTCAATCATCTTGCAGAGCCAGTCACAGCTAAAGGCAATCTACAAGGACAACGCCGATACCATAGTCGGCAACTGCGACACCACGCTTTTCTTGGGCGGCAAGGAAAAAACCACGCTCAAAGAAATATCGGAGATTTTAGGCAAGGAAACGATAGACAGCTTCAACACTTCCGAAACAAGGGGGCGGGAGCTTTCGCATGGGCTGAACTATCAGAAATTGGGAAAGCAGCTTATGACGGAAGATGAAATCGCAGTCATGGACGGAGGGAAATGTATCTTGCAGCTACGCGGGGTGCGCCCGTTCTTTTCGGACAAATTCGACATAACGAAACACCCGAAATACAAGTACCTATCCGACGCAGACCCGAAGAACGCCTTTGACATGGAAAAGCACCTTAAACGCCGCCCCGCCATTGTCAAGCCCGACGAGGTTTTTGACTATTACGAGATTGACGCAGCAGACTTACAGGAGGACGCAGACCATGAGGAAACGTAG
- a CDS encoding Maff2 family mobile element protein, whose translation MAFFNSAVDVLQTLVVALGAGLGIWGVINLMEGYGNDNPGAKSQGMKQLMAGGGVALIGMTLVPLLSGLFG comes from the coding sequence ATGGCATTTTTCAATAGCGCAGTAGACGTTTTGCAGACCCTTGTTGTAGCACTTGGAGCCGGGCTTGGTATCTGGGGCGTTATCAATCTCATGGAGGGCTACGGCAACGACAATCCGGGCGCGAAGAGCCAGGGCATGAAGCAGCTTATGGCGGGCGGCGGCGTTGCCCTTATCGGCATGACCCTTGTACCGCTGCTTTCCGGCTTGTTCGGTTAA
- a CDS encoding VirB6/TrbL-like conjugal transfer protein, CD1112 family: MQSILDAINEWIKEILIGAINGNLSTMFGDVNEKVGTIAAEVGQTPQGWNANIFSMIQTLSENVIVPIAGLVITYVLCYELISMVTEKNNMHDVDTSMFFKWVFKAFVAVYLVTHTFDITMAVFDMAQHVVSGAAGVIGGSTEIDVAAALASMQDGLDAMEIPELLLLVMETSLVSLCMKIMSVLITVILYGRMIEIYLYCSVSPIPFATMTNREWGQIGNNYLKSLFAIGFQGFLIMICVGIYAVLVNNMIIADNLHSAIFSLAAYTVILCFSLFKSGALAKSIFSAH, translated from the coding sequence ATGCAGAGCATACTTGACGCGATTAACGAATGGATAAAGGAAATCCTCATAGGAGCCATAAACGGTAATCTGTCAACTATGTTCGGGGACGTAAACGAGAAAGTCGGCACTATCGCCGCAGAGGTAGGGCAGACCCCGCAAGGGTGGAACGCAAATATATTCTCCATGATACAGACCCTTAGTGAGAATGTAATCGTACCCATTGCGGGGCTTGTCATTACCTACGTCCTATGCTATGAGCTTATCAGCATGGTAACGGAAAAGAACAATATGCACGACGTTGACACTTCCATGTTCTTCAAGTGGGTGTTCAAGGCGTTTGTGGCAGTCTACCTTGTGACGCACACCTTTGACATCACTATGGCGGTGTTCGATATGGCGCAGCACGTTGTTTCCGGCGCGGCGGGGGTAATCGGCGGCAGCACAGAGATTGATGTTGCCGCCGCCCTTGCTTCCATGCAGGACGGGCTTGACGCTATGGAAATCCCCGAACTGCTCTTACTTGTCATGGAAACAAGCCTTGTGAGCTTGTGCATGAAAATCATGTCCGTACTGATAACCGTTATCCTCTACGGGCGCATGATAGAGATTTACCTTTACTGTTCGGTATCGCCTATCCCGTTTGCAACAATGACGAACCGGGAATGGGGGCAGATAGGAAACAACTACCTCAAATCCCTGTTCGCTATCGGTTTTCAAGGCTTCCTCATTATGATATGCGTCGGCATTTACGCGGTTCTGGTAAACAACATGATAATAGCGGACAATCTGCACAGCGCGATATTCTCCCTTGCAGCCTATACCGTTATCCTCTGTTTCTCCCTGTTCAAATCCGGCGCACTGGCGAAGTCGATATTCTCCGCGCATTAG
- a CDS encoding PrgI family protein has protein sequence MAYVPVPKDLSKVKTKVAFNLTKRQIVCFAAALLFGLPLFFLLKDSTGTSLASMAMIAVMLPCFLFAMYEKHGQPLEVVVKNIIQTKFIAPKERPYRTDNFYSVLERQRKLEKEVSAIAKGNTKKQRGGKRKA, from the coding sequence TTGGCGTATGTACCCGTACCCAAAGACTTATCCAAAGTCAAGACAAAAGTAGCGTTCAACCTTACCAAACGGCAGATTGTATGTTTTGCGGCGGCTCTCCTGTTCGGCTTGCCGCTTTTCTTTCTGCTCAAAGACAGCACAGGCACAAGCCTTGCGTCTATGGCTATGATTGCCGTCATGCTGCCCTGTTTCCTCTTTGCCATGTATGAGAAGCATGGACAGCCCCTTGAAGTGGTGGTGAAGAACATCATTCAGACGAAATTCATAGCCCCCAAAGAACGACCATACAGGACAGACAACTTTTATTCCGTCTTAGAACGGCAGAGAAAACTTGAAAAGGAGGTATCAGCGATTGCAAAAGGAAACACGAAGAAACAGCGCGGCGGGAAGCGCAAAGCCTAA
- a CDS encoding VirB4-like conjugal transfer ATPase, CD1110 family, protein MQKETRRNSAAGSAKPNPPRKLTRAEKKQIAEIIRQAKGDGKAHTAQQTIPYIQMYPDGICKVTGRKYSKTVAFEDINYQLAQADDKTAIFENWCDFLNYFDASVSVQLSFINQGTQRGEAEKAVNIPAQEDAFNSIRTEYRDMLKNQLAKGNNGLVKAKYITFAIEADSLGAAKSRLARIETDVLNNFKLLGVSARPMTGYERLKMLHGIFHPEGGQFAFDFSWLAPSGLSTKDFIAPSSFRFGEGRYFRMGRKIGAVSFLEILAPELNDRILSDILDLETGVIVNLHIHSIDQTEAIKTIKRKITDLDKMKIEEQKKAVRSGYDMDIIPSDLATFGSEAKNLLQDLQSRNERMFLLTFLVVNMADTKRKLENDVFAAAGIAQKNNCALTRLDYQQEAGLMSSVPLGENLIPIQRGLTTSSTAIFIPFITQELFQTGAALYYGLNALSNNMILCDRKQLKNPNGLILGTPGSGKSFAAKREMTNAFLITDDDIIICDPEAEYFSLVQRLDGQVIRLSPTGKGIDGKPQYVNPMDINLNYSEDDSPLALKSDFILSLCELVIGGKEGLQPVDKTVIDRAVRNVYRPFLADPDPEKMPILGDLYNELLKQPEPEAARIAAALELYVSGSLNVFNHRTNVELSNRLVCFDIKQLGKQLKKLGMLIVQDQVWNRVTVNRAERKSTRYFMDEFHLLLKEEQTAAYSVEIWKRFRKWGGIPTAITQNVKDLLASREVENIFENSDFVLMLNQAAGDRAILAKQLNISPQQMKYVTHTEAGEGLIFYGNVVLPFVDRFPKDTELYRVMTTKPEEVGEA, encoded by the coding sequence TTGCAAAAGGAAACACGAAGAAACAGCGCGGCGGGAAGCGCAAAGCCTAACCCGCCCCGCAAGCTCACCCGCGCCGAGAAAAAGCAGATTGCGGAAATCATCAGACAGGCAAAGGGCGACGGGAAAGCGCACACCGCGCAGCAGACAATCCCTTATATCCAGATGTACCCGGACGGTATCTGCAAGGTTACGGGACGGAAATACTCAAAGACCGTCGCCTTTGAAGATATTAACTATCAGCTTGCACAGGCAGACGACAAGACCGCCATTTTTGAGAACTGGTGCGACTTCCTCAACTACTTTGACGCTTCCGTTTCGGTGCAGCTCTCTTTCATCAATCAGGGGACGCAGCGCGGCGAAGCGGAAAAGGCGGTCAATATCCCGGCACAGGAGGACGCTTTCAATTCTATCCGCACAGAATACCGGGATATGCTGAAAAACCAGCTTGCAAAGGGCAACAACGGGCTTGTCAAAGCAAAATATATCACCTTTGCCATTGAAGCCGACAGTCTGGGCGCGGCGAAATCCCGCCTTGCCCGTATCGAAACGGACGTACTCAACAACTTTAAGCTCTTGGGCGTGTCTGCCCGCCCCATGACAGGCTATGAACGCCTTAAAATGCTGCATGGCATTTTCCACCCGGAGGGCGGGCAGTTTGCCTTTGATTTTTCATGGCTTGCCCCGTCCGGGCTTTCCACAAAGGACTTTATCGCCCCGTCCTCTTTCCGTTTTGGCGAGGGGCGGTATTTCCGCATGGGGCGCAAAATCGGCGCGGTTTCATTCCTTGAAATCCTTGCGCCGGAATTAAACGACCGTATCTTATCTGACATTCTGGACTTGGAAACGGGCGTTATCGTCAATCTGCATATCCACAGTATCGACCAGACCGAAGCCATAAAGACAATCAAGCGGAAAATCACCGACCTTGACAAAATGAAAATCGAAGAACAGAAAAAAGCGGTACGCAGCGGCTACGACATGGATATAATCCCGTCCGACCTTGCCACTTTCGGCAGCGAAGCGAAGAACCTCTTACAGGACTTGCAGAGCCGGAATGAAAGAATGTTCCTCTTGACGTTCCTTGTGGTGAACATGGCAGACACAAAAAGGAAACTGGAAAATGACGTATTCGCGGCGGCGGGCATTGCACAGAAGAACAACTGCGCCTTAACCCGCCTTGACTACCAACAGGAAGCGGGGCTTATGTCCTCTGTACCGCTTGGGGAGAACCTTATCCCCATTCAAAGAGGGCTTACCACGTCAAGCACCGCTATCTTTATCCCCTTTATCACGCAGGAGCTTTTTCAGACGGGCGCGGCTTTGTATTACGGCTTAAACGCCCTGTCTAACAACATGATACTCTGCGACCGCAAGCAGCTAAAGAACCCCAACGGCTTAATCTTGGGTACGCCGGGAAGCGGGAAATCCTTTGCCGCCAAACGGGAAATGACAAACGCTTTCCTCATTACCGACGACGACATAATTATCTGCGACCCGGAAGCAGAGTATTTTTCCCTTGTGCAGCGGCTTGACGGGCAAGTGATACGGTTATCGCCTACGGGCAAGGGCATTGACGGGAAGCCCCAGTATGTGAACCCTATGGATATTAACCTCAATTACAGCGAGGACGACAGCCCCCTTGCGCTGAAATCCGACTTTATCCTCTCCCTCTGCGAGCTTGTCATAGGCGGCAAGGAGGGCTTGCAGCCCGTCGATAAGACCGTCATTGACCGCGCTGTTAGGAACGTGTACCGCCCTTTCCTTGCAGACCCCGACCCGGAGAAAATGCCTATCTTGGGCGACCTCTACAACGAGCTTTTGAAGCAGCCGGAGCCGGAAGCGGCGCGTATCGCGGCGGCGTTGGAGCTTTATGTTTCCGGGAGCCTTAACGTCTTTAACCACAGGACGAATGTAGAGCTTTCAAACCGCCTTGTCTGCTTTGACATCAAGCAGCTTGGGAAGCAGCTCAAAAAATTAGGTATGCTCATTGTGCAGGACCAGGTATGGAACCGCGTCACCGTCAACCGGGCAGAAAGGAAATCCACCCGGTATTTTATGGACGAATTTCATCTTCTCTTGAAAGAGGAACAGACCGCCGCCTATTCCGTTGAAATCTGGAAGCGTTTCAGAAAATGGGGCGGCATACCCACAGCAATCACGCAGAACGTCAAAGATTTGCTTGCTTCCCGCGAAGTGGAGAATATCTTTGAAAACTCTGATTTTGTCCTCATGCTCAATCAGGCGGCGGGCGACCGGGCTATCCTTGCAAAGCAGCTCAACATCTCCCCGCAGCAGATGAAGTATGTCACCCACACCGAAGCGGGCGAGGGGCTTATCTTCTACGGGAACGTGGTGCTGCCCTTTGTAGACCGCTTCCCGAAAGACACCGAGCTTTACCGGGTAATGACGACGAAGCCGGAGGAAGTGGGCGAAGCATGA
- a CDS encoding DNA-methyltransferase → MNGLKTDTIINRDALYALRELPEESVHCCVTSPPYYALRDYGLDMQIGREDTPEQYIDRLTEVFRELRRVLRSDGTLWLNIADTYCGTGNKGYHADPKNPKGRNGQQIARNNRVSGCKQKDLIGIPWLLAFALRADGWYLRSDIIWQKENPMPESVKDRPTRCYEHIFLLTKSKKYFYDAAAIAEPLAPTTAARYRTGRSAGQKYADEVPGQGNVQGLNRARSGSYYDEALMPTMRNRRDVWLINTVPYKGGHFAAFPPKLAETCIKAGCPKGGVVLDPFFGSGTTGAAAKQLDRHYIGIEINAEYCALARARIGGTDT, encoded by the coding sequence ATGAACGGGCTGAAAACTGACACAATCATCAACCGGGACGCGCTCTATGCCTTGCGGGAGCTTCCAGAGGAAAGCGTACACTGTTGCGTCACAAGCCCGCCCTACTATGCGCTTAGGGATTACGGGCTTGATATGCAGATTGGGCGGGAGGACACGCCGGAGCAGTACATTGACAGGCTGACCGAGGTTTTCCGCGAGCTGCGCCGGGTACTGCGTTCTGACGGTACGCTCTGGCTGAATATCGCGGACACCTACTGCGGCACAGGAAATAAAGGCTACCATGCAGACCCGAAGAACCCGAAAGGCAGAAACGGACAGCAGATTGCAAGAAACAACCGCGTTTCCGGCTGCAAACAAAAGGACTTAATCGGTATCCCTTGGCTTTTAGCCTTTGCCCTACGCGCTGACGGGTGGTATTTACGGAGCGACATTATCTGGCAGAAAGAAAACCCCATGCCGGAGAGCGTGAAAGACCGCCCTACCCGCTGCTATGAACATATCTTTCTGCTTACGAAGTCAAAGAAGTATTTTTATGACGCAGCCGCCATAGCCGAGCCGTTAGCCCCCACAACGGCGGCGCGGTACCGCACCGGGCGCAGCGCGGGACAGAAATATGCGGACGAAGTACCCGGACAGGGGAACGTACAGGGGCTTAACCGGGCGCGAAGCGGCAGCTACTACGACGAAGCCCTCATGCCGACCATGCGGAACAGGCGGGACGTGTGGCTTATCAATACCGTTCCCTACAAGGGCGGGCATTTCGCCGCGTTCCCGCCAAAACTTGCCGAAACCTGTATCAAGGCGGGCTGTCCGAAAGGCGGCGTTGTGCTTGACCCCTTTTTCGGCAGCGGCACGACGGGGGCAGCCGCAAAGCAGCTTGACAGGCATTATATAGGCATTGAGATAAACGCCGAGTATTGCGCCCTTGCAAGGGCGCGGATTGGAGGGACAGACACATAA
- a CDS encoding CHAP domain-containing protein, whose protein sequence is MTREGAVEVNAATGKKKRISKRIRDADFAKTEAPPQPEQAAQPLPGGATSPPLTDTPPLPHAPGAEREQDTAAAERVLERIDGARTRKASKKAARKAQAEATAKEKSSRLQFTDEERATPELERYIRKSDKAADRLDAAKAAIPKEKKLVRERTFDEATGKGKTRLHFEEQEKPIGKNKPHNNPLSRPAQEAGIFVHNKIHSVEKDNSGVEGAHKSEELAERGAKYGARKVKEGYHSHKLKPYRAAAKAEKAAFKANVDFQYHKALHDNPQIAGNPLSRFMQKQQIKRQYAKSARKGGAKTAQKAAENTRKAAKKTAEETKKAIAFVGRHPAGVCIAVAALLLFIMVSAGLSSCGSMFSGLMNGILGTSYTSEDSDLVATENNYAAKENELQQQIDNIESTHPGYDEYRYDLDSIGHNPHELASYLTALLQTYTPQSAQAELNRVFAMQYTLTLTEETEIRYRTETSTDPETGETTTEEVPYEYHILNVKLTNKPISEIAEELLTPQQLEMYRVYLETSGNKPLIFGGGSPDMGASEDLSGVQLVNGTRPGNTAVVDLAKRQVGNVGGRPFWSWYGFNSRVEWCACFVSWCYNQAGKSEPRFAGCQSQGVPWFQSRGQWGARGYENIAPGDAIFFDWDGDGSADHVGLVIGTDGERVYTVEGNSGDACKIKSYPVNYSCIKGYGLMNWN, encoded by the coding sequence ATGACCCGCGAGGGGGCTGTCGAGGTAAACGCCGCTACCGGGAAAAAGAAACGTATCAGCAAGCGGATAAGGGACGCGGACTTTGCAAAGACCGAAGCCCCACCGCAGCCGGAACAGGCAGCGCAGCCCCTACCGGGCGGCGCAACTTCCCCGCCCTTAACCGACACGCCGCCGCTTCCCCATGCGCCGGGGGCAGAACGGGAACAGGACACCGCAGCAGCCGAGCGCGTCTTGGAACGTATCGACGGGGCGCGTACCAGAAAGGCGAGCAAAAAGGCGGCGAGGAAAGCACAGGCAGAAGCCACAGCAAAAGAAAAATCTTCCCGCTTGCAGTTTACCGACGAGGAACGGGCAACGCCGGAGCTTGAAAGGTATATCCGAAAATCGGACAAAGCAGCCGACCGTCTGGACGCGGCAAAGGCGGCTATCCCCAAAGAAAAGAAACTTGTACGGGAGCGCACCTTTGATGAAGCCACCGGGAAAGGCAAGACCCGCCTACATTTTGAGGAACAGGAAAAGCCCATAGGAAAGAATAAGCCCCACAATAACCCGCTATCCCGCCCCGCACAGGAAGCGGGTATTTTCGTCCACAACAAGATACATTCCGTTGAAAAGGACAATTCCGGCGTTGAGGGGGCGCACAAATCCGAAGAACTGGCAGAGCGCGGCGCAAAGTACGGGGCGCGGAAAGTCAAGGAGGGCTACCACAGCCACAAGCTCAAACCCTACCGGGCGGCGGCAAAGGCAGAGAAAGCGGCGTTCAAGGCGAATGTGGATTTTCAGTACCATAAAGCCCTGCATGACAATCCGCAGATTGCGGGCAATCCCCTTTCCCGCTTCATGCAGAAGCAGCAAATCAAGCGGCAGTATGCAAAGTCGGCAAGGAAAGGCGGCGCAAAAACGGCGCAGAAAGCCGCAGAGAACACCCGCAAGGCGGCAAAAAAGACCGCCGAGGAAACAAAAAAGGCAATCGCTTTTGTAGGGCGGCACCCGGCGGGCGTATGTATCGCCGTTGCCGCGCTACTCTTATTCATCATGGTATCGGCGGGGCTTTCCTCTTGCGGTTCCATGTTCTCCGGCTTGATGAACGGCATACTTGGGACTTCCTACACGTCGGAGGACAGCGACCTTGTGGCGACGGAGAACAATTACGCCGCAAAGGAAAACGAGCTTCAGCAGCAGATTGACAATATCGAAAGCACCCACCCCGGCTATGACGAATACCGCTATGACCTTGACAGTATCGGGCATAACCCCCATGAGTTAGCGTCCTACCTCACCGCCCTTTTACAGACCTACACCCCGCAGAGCGCACAGGCAGAGCTAAATCGCGTCTTTGCCATGCAGTACACTTTGACGCTGACAGAAGAAACGGAAATCCGCTACCGCACAGAAACAAGCACAGACCCGGAAACAGGGGAAACGACCACCGAGGAAGTACCCTACGAGTACCATATCCTCAACGTGAAGCTGACGAACAAGCCCATTTCCGAGATTGCGGAGGAACTTCTAACGCCACAGCAGCTTGAAATGTACCGCGTCTATCTGGAAACAAGCGGAAACAAACCGCTGATTTTCGGCGGCGGCTCCCCCGATATGGGCGCGTCCGAGGATTTAAGCGGCGTACAGCTTGTAAACGGCACACGCCCCGGCAACACCGCCGTTGTAGACCTTGCGAAGCGGCAAGTCGGCAACGTGGGCGGGCGACCCTTTTGGAGCTGGTACGGATTTAACAGCCGCGTGGAATGGTGCGCCTGTTTCGTTTCATGGTGCTACAATCAAGCCGGAAAGAGCGAGCCGCGCTTTGCCGGGTGCCAGTCACAGGGCGTACCCTGGTTCCAGTCACGCGGGCAATGGGGCGCGAGGGGCTATGAGAATATCGCCCCCGGCGACGCTATCTTTTTCGACTGGGACGGGGACGGGAGCGCAGACCATGTGGGGCTTGTTATCGGAACGGACGGGGAGCGCGTCTATACCGTCGAGGGCAATTCCGGCGACGCCTGCAAGATAAAGAGCTACCCCGTCAATTACTCCTGTATCAAAGGCTATGGGCTGATGAACTGGAATTAA
- a CDS encoding DUF4315 family protein yields MAMNKIERIDKEIAKTREKITEYQNRLRGLEAQKTEAENLQIVQLVRSMRLSPHELSAMLSGGGIPGMEAAPGYPAEPADHDTEEMEDTENE; encoded by the coding sequence ATGGCTATGAACAAAATTGAACGTATCGACAAAGAGATTGCAAAGACCCGCGAGAAAATCACCGAGTACCAGAACAGATTAAGGGGGCTTGAAGCGCAGAAAACCGAAGCGGAAAACCTGCAAATCGTACAGCTTGTGCGCTCCATGCGCCTTTCCCCGCATGAGCTTTCCGCTATGCTTTCCGGCGGCGGTATTCCGGGCATGGAAGCCGCGCCGGGCTACCCCGCAGAACCCGCAGACCACGACACCGAAGAAATGGAGGACACCGAGAATGAATAA
- a CDS encoding DUF4366 domain-containing protein — protein sequence MNKKILRTLTALCAALMLTGGFSVTAFAQTPEGQDATDDSGVVYEEPEKEEPLTPDGNATLVDDFGGNKQLITVTTKNGNYFYILIDRDDEGEDTVHFLNQVDEADLMALMEDGSTEAAPPAVCSCTDKCEAGKVNVSCPVCKDNMTACSGKEAEPETEKPTEQPKEKGNTGGLVLFLVVALLGGGGAFYYFKFMKPKQNVKGDTDLEDFDFDDYDEDEGDGLSDEEQEDEEA from the coding sequence ATGAATAAGAAAATCCTTAGAACCTTGACCGCACTCTGCGCCGCCCTCATGCTGACGGGCGGCTTTTCCGTCACCGCCTTTGCACAGACCCCGGAGGGACAGGACGCGACCGACGACAGCGGCGTTGTCTATGAGGAACCCGAAAAGGAAGAACCCCTTACCCCGGACGGGAACGCGACCCTTGTAGACGATTTCGGCGGCAACAAGCAGCTTATCACAGTGACGACCAAAAACGGCAATTACTTTTATATCCTTATCGACCGGGACGACGAGGGCGAGGACACCGTACATTTCCTTAATCAAGTGGACGAAGCCGACCTTATGGCACTCATGGAGGACGGAAGCACCGAAGCAGCCCCGCCCGCCGTTTGCAGTTGCACCGATAAATGCGAAGCCGGAAAGGTAAATGTGAGCTGCCCTGTCTGCAAGGACAACATGACCGCTTGCAGCGGCAAGGAAGCGGAGCCGGAAACCGAGAAACCAACAGAGCAGCCCAAAGAGAAAGGCAATACAGGCGGGCTTGTGCTTTTCCTTGTCGTGGCACTTCTTGGCGGCGGGGGCGCGTTCTATTATTTTAAGTTTATGAAGCCAAAGCAGAACGTCAAGGGCGACACCGACCTTGAAGATTTCGATTTTGACGATTACGACGAGGACGAGGGGGACGGGCTTTCTGATGAAGAACAGGAGGACGAGGAAGCATGA